The Leptospira kirschneri serovar Cynopteri str. 3522 CT genomic sequence ATATCTGTAGGTTGTCATTTTATCTTACAGTTAAAGAGGTTTGTTTTATTTGAACTCGTTTGAATGTTCATAGATTAAAAATTTATCTTTACTGTATCGATATGGAGCACTAATTGGATTTATGATCTCAGGTTTAAAAGGAACTCTCAAAAAATTAGAAGTAGGATTTGTGCATATAGAAACCGGTGGAATCACTTATGAAGTGACGATTTCTTTTAAAACCTATTTGGAATTAAAAAATCTCCCTCCATTGAAGGAAATCCAATTACAAATTTTTCACTCTATCAACGAAAGAGGACAAAAATTATTCGGTTTTTTGACGGAACAAGACAAAGAGTTTTTCAAAGTAATGAAAGGTCTTCAGGGAATTGGAGAATTGACCGCACTCAAAATCTTATCCTTTTTTTCGGCGGAAGAGTTGTATCGAATCGTTCAATCTGGAGAAGCCAAAGAACTGGAAAAAATTCCGAAGGTTAAAGGTAAAACTTCGGAGAAAATTTTTTTCGAAGTAAAACAAAATCTCAAAAAATTAGAATTATTCTTGTCTGGCTCTTCGAAAGAGTCTTCTGTAATTTTAACTTCTTTGCTTCAGTCTCCTGAGGAAATTGCATTTTCTAAGAAGAGAGAAACGGCAATTCTTGGTTTAGTTCAATTAGGATTTGAAGAAAAAACAGCTTCTAAAGAAGTAGATAAGATTCTAAAAAACTTTTCGTCGAACGATCCTGGAGAAATTATACGAGAAATCCTGAAAAGTCTTTGAAAACTTTAGCTTTTAATTGATTAGAAAAAAAGTATATATTAAAGTTGTTGAAAAATTTCATAGTGAGGTTCGTAAAATTGCTTCAATTGCCCATTTCAATCCAATACAAACAGATCAAGAATTAATTTTTCAACAACTCTTTTAAAGTTCTATCGCT encodes the following:
- the ruvA gene encoding Holliday junction branch migration protein RuvA; translation: MISGLKGTLKKLEVGFVHIETGGITYEVTISFKTYLELKNLPPLKEIQLQIFHSINERGQKLFGFLTEQDKEFFKVMKGLQGIGELTALKILSFFSAEELYRIVQSGEAKELEKIPKVKGKTSEKIFFEVKQNLKKLELFLSGSSKESSVILTSLLQSPEEIAFSKKRETAILGLVQLGFEEKTASKEVDKILKNFSSNDPGEIIREILKSL